Proteins from a single region of Echeneis naucrates chromosome 2, fEcheNa1.1, whole genome shotgun sequence:
- the abcc4 gene encoding ATP-binding cassette sub-family C member 4 isoform X3 → MEKVREEAKPNPAATAGLLSNIFFWWLNPLFRTGYKRRLEEADMYEVLAEDRSERLGQDLKRYWDVEVQKATKEMRPPRLGRVIIRCYWKPYAVLGFFTLVEEVIKVVQPVILGKMIEYFENYDPNDKTALHETIGYAVGLSVCVIGLAVLHHLYFYHVQRTGMKIRVAMCHMIYEKALLLSSSSLGKTTTGQIVNLLSNDVNRFDDVTIFLHFLWVGPLQAATVVGLLWLEIGPSCLAGMVVLMFLMPVQTMFGRLFSKFRSKMAVLTDSRIRTMNEVVSGIRIIKMYAWEKPFAALVSDVRRKEISKIMKSSYLRGLNMASFFCASKIIVFITFTLYVLLGNTISASRVFVTVSLYSAVRLTVTLFFPNAIEKLFESRVSIRRIQEFLLLEEMTKIGSTLTRDDKSDISVEIQDLLCYWDKSLDAPTLQNVSLNLNSNELLAVIGPVGAGKSSLLSSILGELPHEKGALKVRGQLTYAAQQPWVFPGTIRSNILFGKELEPQKYERVIRACALKRDLELLPDGDLTAIGDRGATLSGGQKARVNLARAVYQDADIYLLDDPLSAVDAEVGRHLFEQCICGLLKNKPRILVTHQLQYLKAANQIVVLKEGHMVAKGTYTELRQSGLDFTSLLEEEEQQQQQQLPPADISTRSRTMSQNSTVSKASSAQSVEDGDHLPAEPTQTAAEESRAEGNIGFGLYVTYLRAGANAAVLLVVLLINILAQVAYIMQDWWLAHWADEQEKLNDADVANVTRSGRNLTRELDRDFYLGVYGGLTAATVIFGFVRNMVLFNVLVKCAQALHDRMFDAILRTPVRFFDINPIGRVLNRFSKDIGQLDSNLPWTFVDFIQLFLQVVGVIAVSASVIPWILIPVVPLLLFFLYLRRYFLQTSRDVKRLESTRPVDHPSVWSRGEVPESL, encoded by the exons ATGGAGAAAGTCCGGGAAGAAGCCAAGCCCAACCCGGCGGCGACGGCGGGGTTGCTGTCCAACATATTTTTCTG GTGGCTCAATCCCTTGTTCCGGACTGGATACAAGCGCAGGCTGGAGGAGGCTGATATGTACGAGGTGCTGGCGGAGGACAGGTCGGAGAGACTGGGCCAGGACCTGAAGAG ATATTGGGACGTGGAGGTCCAGAAGGCCACCAAAGAGATGCGGCCGCCGAGACTCGGCAGAGTCATCATCAGGTGCTACTGGAAGCCATACGCAGTGCTGGGATTCTTCACCCTGGTCGAG GAGGTCATTAAAGTCGTCCAGCCGGTCATCCTGGGGAAGATGATCGAGTACTTTGAGAATTACGACCCAAACGATAAGACCGCCTTGCACGAGACGATCGGCTACGCGGTCGGTTTGTCCGTCTGCGTCATCGGCCTGGCGGTGCTCCATCATCTCTACTTTTACCACGTCCAGAGAACGGGCATGAAGATCAGGGTGGCCATGTGTCACATGATCTACGAGAAG GCTCTACTTCTGAGCAGCTCATCCTTGGGAAAGACCACCACGGGCCAAATCGTCAACCTCCTCTCCAACGACGTCAACAGGTTTGACGAC GTGACCATTTTCTTGCACTTCCTGTGGGTTGGGCCCCTGCAGGCAGCTACAGTCGTCGGGCTGTTGTGGCTGGAGATTGGCCCGTCATGTCTGGCGGGCATGGTGGTGCTCATGTTCCTGATGCCCGTGCAGACCATGTTTGGGAGGCTCTTTTCCAAGTTCAG GAGCAAGATGGCAGTCCTGACCGACAGCAGGATCCGCACCATGAACGAAGTGGTGTCTGGAATTAGGATCATAAAGATGTACGCCTGGGAGAAACCGTTTGCTGCTCTGGTGTCTGACGTCAGAAG AAAAGAGATCTCCAAGATCATGAAAAGCTCCTACCTGCGAGGTCTCAACATGGCCTCCTTCTTCTGCGCCAGCAAGATCATCGTCTTCATCACCTTCACGCTCTACGTCCTACTGGGAAATACCATCTCGGCCAGTCGCGTGTTTGTGACGGTGTCGCTCTACTCGGCCGTGCGACTCACGGTCACGCTCTTCTTTCCCAACGCCATCGAGAAGCTGTTTGAAAGCCGCGTCAGCATTCGAAGGATTCAG gAATTCTTGTTGCTCGAGGAGATGACAAAGATCGGCAGCACTCTCACTCGGGACGACAAGAGCGACATCTCTGTGGAAATCCAAGACCTGCTGTGCTACTGGGACAAG AGCCTGGACGCGCCGACTCTCCAGAACGTCTCCCTCAATCTGAACTCCAACGAGCTGCTGGCTGTCATCGGACCGGTGGGAGCCGGAAAG TCCTCTCTGCTGAGCTCCATCCTCGGAGAGCTGCCTCACGAAAAGGGGGCGCTGAAAGTCAGAGGCCAGCTGACCTACGCCGCACAGCAGCCCTGGGTGTTCCCCGGAACTATCCGGAGCAACATCCTGTTTGGGAAAGAGCTGGAGCCCCAGAAGTACGAGAGGGTCATCAGAGCCTGCGCGCTAAAGCGG GACCTGGAGCTGCTCCCAGACGGAGACCTGACAGCGATCGGAGACCGAGGGGCCACCCTGAGCGGCGGCCAGAAAGCTCGCGTCAACCTGGCCAG GGCGGTGTATCAGGACGCAGACATCTACCTCCTGGACGACCCTCTGAGCGCCGTGGACGCCGAGGTCGGAAGACACCTCTTTGAACA gTGTATATGCGGCCTGCTGAAGAACAAGCCACGCATCCTGGTCACCCACCAGCTGCAGTACCTGAAAGCAGCCAACCAGATCGTGGTCCTCAAAGAG GGTCACATGGTGGCAAAGGGGACTTACACCGAGCTGCGGCAGTCTGGGTTGGACTTCACCtccctgctggaggaggaggagcagcagcagcagcagcagcttcctcccGCGGACATCTCCACCAGGAGCAGAACTATGTCCCAGAACTCGACGGTGTCTAAGGCCTCCTCCGCGCAGTCGGTCGAAGACGGAGACCACTTACCG GCGGAGCCGACGCAGACGGCGGCGGAGGAGAGTCGAGCCGAGGGAAACATCGGATTCGGTCTGTACGTGACATATCTAAGAGCCGGAGCCAACGCGGCGGTCCTGCTCGTCGTGCTGCTCATCAACATTTTGGCTCAG GTGGCGTACATCATGCAGGACTGGTGGTTGGCTCACTG GGCCGACGAGCAGGAGAAGTTGAACGACGCCGACGTGGCCAACGTCACACGGAGCGGACGAAACCTCACCAGAGAGCTGGACCGAGATTTCTACCTGGGCGTTTACGGAG GTTTGACCGCAGCCACCGTCATCTTTGGCTTCGTCAGGAATATGGTCCTGTTCAACGTGCTGGTCAAGTGCGCTCAAGCTCTGCACGACCGCATGTTTGACGCCATCCTCAGGACCCCCGTCCGCTTCTTTGACATCAACCCCATCG GACGAGTGTTAAACAGGTTCTCAAAGGACATCGGGCAGCTGGATTCAAATTTGCCTTGGACCTTTGTGGATTTTATCCAG CTGTTCCTGCAGGTGGTCGGGGTCATCGCCGTGTCGGCGTCGGTCATTCCCTGGATCCTCATCCCCGTGGTGcccctgctgctcttcttcctctacCTCCGCCGCTATTTCTTGCAGACCTCCAGAGACGTCAAACGCTTGGAGTCCACCA GGCCTGTGGACCATCCGAGCGTTTGGAGCCGAGGAGAGGTTCCAGAAAGCCTTTGA
- the abcc4 gene encoding ATP-binding cassette sub-family C member 4 isoform X1 — MEKVREEAKPNPAATAGLLSNIFFWWLNPLFRTGYKRRLEEADMYEVLAEDRSERLGQDLKRYWDVEVQKATKEMRPPRLGRVIIRCYWKPYAVLGFFTLVEEVIKVVQPVILGKMIEYFENYDPNDKTALHETIGYAVGLSVCVIGLAVLHHLYFYHVQRTGMKIRVAMCHMIYEKALLLSSSSLGKTTTGQIVNLLSNDVNRFDDVTIFLHFLWVGPLQAATVVGLLWLEIGPSCLAGMVVLMFLMPVQTMFGRLFSKFRSKMAVLTDSRIRTMNEVVSGIRIIKMYAWEKPFAALVSDVRRKEISKIMKSSYLRGLNMASFFCASKIIVFITFTLYVLLGNTISASRVFVTVSLYSAVRLTVTLFFPNAIEKLFESRVSIRRIQEFLLLEEMTKIGSTLTRDDKSDISVEIQDLLCYWDKSLDAPTLQNVSLNLNSNELLAVIGPVGAGKSSLLSSILGELPHEKGALKVRGQLTYAAQQPWVFPGTIRSNILFGKELEPQKYERVIRACALKRDLELLPDGDLTAIGDRGATLSGGQKARVNLARAVYQDADIYLLDDPLSAVDAEVGRHLFEQCICGLLKNKPRILVTHQLQYLKAANQIVVLKEGHMVAKGTYTELRQSGLDFTSLLEEEEQQQQQQLPPADISTRSRTMSQNSTVSKASSAQSVEDGDHLPAEPTQTAAEESRAEGNIGFGLYVTYLRAGANAAVLLVVLLINILAQVAYIMQDWWLAHWADEQEKLNDADVANVTRSGRNLTRELDRDFYLGVYGGLTAATVIFGFVRNMVLFNVLVKCAQALHDRMFDAILRTPVRFFDINPIGRVLNRFSKDIGQLDSNLPWTFVDFIQLFLQVVGVIAVSASVIPWILIPVVPLLLFFLYLRRYFLQTSRDVKRLESTTRSPVFSHLSSSLQGLWTIRAFGAEERFQKAFDAHQDLHSEAWFLFLTTSRWFAVRLDGICSIFVTITTFGCLLLRDQLDAGSVGLALTYSVTLMGMFQWGVRQSAEVENMMTSVERVAEYTELESEAPWETDKRPPPDWPRKGLVTFDGVNFSYSVDGPVVLRDLKATFRPKEKVGVVGRTGAGKSSLVSALFRLAEPRGKIYIDGILTSEIGLHDLRRSVSIIPQDPVLFAGSMRKNLDPFSQHTDEELWNALQEVQLKTAVEELPGKLETVLAESGSNFSVGQRQLVCLARAILRRNRILVIDEATANVDPRTDELIQRTIRDKFRDCTVLTIAHRLNTIIDSDRILVLDAGRIDGYDEPYALLRDPGGLFYKMVQQTGKQEAAALLQTAKEAFEDRSRKGASKGRAETADGNLVIFETAL; from the exons ATGGAGAAAGTCCGGGAAGAAGCCAAGCCCAACCCGGCGGCGACGGCGGGGTTGCTGTCCAACATATTTTTCTG GTGGCTCAATCCCTTGTTCCGGACTGGATACAAGCGCAGGCTGGAGGAGGCTGATATGTACGAGGTGCTGGCGGAGGACAGGTCGGAGAGACTGGGCCAGGACCTGAAGAG ATATTGGGACGTGGAGGTCCAGAAGGCCACCAAAGAGATGCGGCCGCCGAGACTCGGCAGAGTCATCATCAGGTGCTACTGGAAGCCATACGCAGTGCTGGGATTCTTCACCCTGGTCGAG GAGGTCATTAAAGTCGTCCAGCCGGTCATCCTGGGGAAGATGATCGAGTACTTTGAGAATTACGACCCAAACGATAAGACCGCCTTGCACGAGACGATCGGCTACGCGGTCGGTTTGTCCGTCTGCGTCATCGGCCTGGCGGTGCTCCATCATCTCTACTTTTACCACGTCCAGAGAACGGGCATGAAGATCAGGGTGGCCATGTGTCACATGATCTACGAGAAG GCTCTACTTCTGAGCAGCTCATCCTTGGGAAAGACCACCACGGGCCAAATCGTCAACCTCCTCTCCAACGACGTCAACAGGTTTGACGAC GTGACCATTTTCTTGCACTTCCTGTGGGTTGGGCCCCTGCAGGCAGCTACAGTCGTCGGGCTGTTGTGGCTGGAGATTGGCCCGTCATGTCTGGCGGGCATGGTGGTGCTCATGTTCCTGATGCCCGTGCAGACCATGTTTGGGAGGCTCTTTTCCAAGTTCAG GAGCAAGATGGCAGTCCTGACCGACAGCAGGATCCGCACCATGAACGAAGTGGTGTCTGGAATTAGGATCATAAAGATGTACGCCTGGGAGAAACCGTTTGCTGCTCTGGTGTCTGACGTCAGAAG AAAAGAGATCTCCAAGATCATGAAAAGCTCCTACCTGCGAGGTCTCAACATGGCCTCCTTCTTCTGCGCCAGCAAGATCATCGTCTTCATCACCTTCACGCTCTACGTCCTACTGGGAAATACCATCTCGGCCAGTCGCGTGTTTGTGACGGTGTCGCTCTACTCGGCCGTGCGACTCACGGTCACGCTCTTCTTTCCCAACGCCATCGAGAAGCTGTTTGAAAGCCGCGTCAGCATTCGAAGGATTCAG gAATTCTTGTTGCTCGAGGAGATGACAAAGATCGGCAGCACTCTCACTCGGGACGACAAGAGCGACATCTCTGTGGAAATCCAAGACCTGCTGTGCTACTGGGACAAG AGCCTGGACGCGCCGACTCTCCAGAACGTCTCCCTCAATCTGAACTCCAACGAGCTGCTGGCTGTCATCGGACCGGTGGGAGCCGGAAAG TCCTCTCTGCTGAGCTCCATCCTCGGAGAGCTGCCTCACGAAAAGGGGGCGCTGAAAGTCAGAGGCCAGCTGACCTACGCCGCACAGCAGCCCTGGGTGTTCCCCGGAACTATCCGGAGCAACATCCTGTTTGGGAAAGAGCTGGAGCCCCAGAAGTACGAGAGGGTCATCAGAGCCTGCGCGCTAAAGCGG GACCTGGAGCTGCTCCCAGACGGAGACCTGACAGCGATCGGAGACCGAGGGGCCACCCTGAGCGGCGGCCAGAAAGCTCGCGTCAACCTGGCCAG GGCGGTGTATCAGGACGCAGACATCTACCTCCTGGACGACCCTCTGAGCGCCGTGGACGCCGAGGTCGGAAGACACCTCTTTGAACA gTGTATATGCGGCCTGCTGAAGAACAAGCCACGCATCCTGGTCACCCACCAGCTGCAGTACCTGAAAGCAGCCAACCAGATCGTGGTCCTCAAAGAG GGTCACATGGTGGCAAAGGGGACTTACACCGAGCTGCGGCAGTCTGGGTTGGACTTCACCtccctgctggaggaggaggagcagcagcagcagcagcagcttcctcccGCGGACATCTCCACCAGGAGCAGAACTATGTCCCAGAACTCGACGGTGTCTAAGGCCTCCTCCGCGCAGTCGGTCGAAGACGGAGACCACTTACCG GCGGAGCCGACGCAGACGGCGGCGGAGGAGAGTCGAGCCGAGGGAAACATCGGATTCGGTCTGTACGTGACATATCTAAGAGCCGGAGCCAACGCGGCGGTCCTGCTCGTCGTGCTGCTCATCAACATTTTGGCTCAG GTGGCGTACATCATGCAGGACTGGTGGTTGGCTCACTG GGCCGACGAGCAGGAGAAGTTGAACGACGCCGACGTGGCCAACGTCACACGGAGCGGACGAAACCTCACCAGAGAGCTGGACCGAGATTTCTACCTGGGCGTTTACGGAG GTTTGACCGCAGCCACCGTCATCTTTGGCTTCGTCAGGAATATGGTCCTGTTCAACGTGCTGGTCAAGTGCGCTCAAGCTCTGCACGACCGCATGTTTGACGCCATCCTCAGGACCCCCGTCCGCTTCTTTGACATCAACCCCATCG GACGAGTGTTAAACAGGTTCTCAAAGGACATCGGGCAGCTGGATTCAAATTTGCCTTGGACCTTTGTGGATTTTATCCAG CTGTTCCTGCAGGTGGTCGGGGTCATCGCCGTGTCGGCGTCGGTCATTCCCTGGATCCTCATCCCCGTGGTGcccctgctgctcttcttcctctacCTCCGCCGCTATTTCTTGCAGACCTCCAGAGACGTCAAACGCTTGGAGTCCACCA CCCGAAGTCCGGTCTTCTCCCACCTGTCGTCGTCCCTTCAGGGCCTGTGGACCATCCGAGCGTTTGGAGCCGAGGAGAGGTTCCAGAAAGCCTTTGACGCCCATCAGGACCTGCACTCAG AGGCCTGGTTCCTGTTCCTCACCACCTCCCGATGGTTTGCCGTGCGCCTAGATGGCATCTGCTCCATCTTTGTCACGATCACCACGTttggctgcctgctgctccGAGACC AGTTGGACGCCGGCTCGGTGGGTTTGGCTCTGACGTACTCTGTCACGCTGATGGGGATGTTCCAGTGGGGCGTCAGGCAAAGCGCCGAGGTGGAGAACATG atgacgTCGGTGGAGAGGGTGGCGGAGTACACGGAGCTGGAGAGCGAAGCGCCCTGGGAAACCGACAAGCGGCCTCCTCCGGATTGGCCGAGGAAAGGCCTGGTGACTTTCGACGGGGTCAACTTCTCCTACAGCGTCGACGGGCCAGTGGTGCTGCGTGACCTGAAAGCTACGTTCAGACCCAAAGAGAAG GTCGGCGTCGTGGGGAGAACGGGCGCCGGGAAAAGCTCCCTGGTCTCGGCTCTGTTCCGCCTAGCGGAGCCTCGGGGGAAGATCTACATCGACGGCATCCTGACGTCGGAGATCGGCCTGCACGACCTGCGTCGGTCCGTGTCCATCATTCCGCAG GACCCGGTCCTGTTTGCCGGCTCCATGAGGAAGAACCTGGACCCTTTTAGCCAGCACACGGACGAGGAACTGTGGAACGCTCTGCAAGAG GTCCAGCTCAAGACGGCCGTGGAGGAGCTTCCCGGGAAGCTGGAGACGGTCCTGGCCGAGTCGGGCTCCAACTTCAGCGTGGGCCAGAGGCAGCTGGTGTGCTTGGCCAGAGCCATCCTGAGGAGGAACCGCATCCTCGTCATCGACGAGGCCACGGCTAACGTGGACCCGAG GACGGACGAGCTGATCCAGAGGACCATACGGGACAAGTTCAGGGATTGCACCGTCCTCACCATCGCCCACCGCCTCAACACCATCATAGACAGCGACCGCATACTG GTCCTGGACGCGGGGAGGATCGACGGCTACGACGAGCCGTACGCCCTCCTTCGAGATCCCGGCGGCCTCTTTTACAAAATGGTGCAGCAGACGGGCAAACAGGAAGCCGCGGCTCTACTTCAGACGGCCAAGGAG GCCTTCGAGGACCGAAGCCGCAAGGGTGCGTCGAAGGGACGTGCGGAAACGGCGGACGGCAACCTGGTGATCTTTGAAACGGCTCTATGA
- the abcc4 gene encoding ATP-binding cassette sub-family C member 4 isoform X2: MVVLMFLMPVQTMFGRLFSKFRSKMAVLTDSRIRTMNEVVSGIRIIKMYAWEKPFAALVSDVRRKEISKIMKSSYLRGLNMASFFCASKIIVFITFTLYVLLGNTISASRVFVTVSLYSAVRLTVTLFFPNAIEKLFESRVSIRRIQEFLLLEEMTKIGSTLTRDDKSDISVEIQDLLCYWDKSLDAPTLQNVSLNLNSNELLAVIGPVGAGKSSLLSSILGELPHEKGALKVRGQLTYAAQQPWVFPGTIRSNILFGKELEPQKYERVIRACALKRDLELLPDGDLTAIGDRGATLSGGQKARVNLARAVYQDADIYLLDDPLSAVDAEVGRHLFEQCICGLLKNKPRILVTHQLQYLKAANQIVVLKEGHMVAKGTYTELRQSGLDFTSLLEEEEQQQQQQLPPADISTRSRTMSQNSTVSKASSAQSVEDGDHLPAEPTQTAAEESRAEGNIGFGLYVTYLRAGANAAVLLVVLLINILAQVAYIMQDWWLAHWADEQEKLNDADVANVTRSGRNLTRELDRDFYLGVYGGLTAATVIFGFVRNMVLFNVLVKCAQALHDRMFDAILRTPVRFFDINPIGRVLNRFSKDIGQLDSNLPWTFVDFIQLFLQVVGVIAVSASVIPWILIPVVPLLLFFLYLRRYFLQTSRDVKRLESTTRSPVFSHLSSSLQGLWTIRAFGAEERFQKAFDAHQDLHSEAWFLFLTTSRWFAVRLDGICSIFVTITTFGCLLLRDQLDAGSVGLALTYSVTLMGMFQWGVRQSAEVENMMTSVERVAEYTELESEAPWETDKRPPPDWPRKGLVTFDGVNFSYSVDGPVVLRDLKATFRPKEKVGVVGRTGAGKSSLVSALFRLAEPRGKIYIDGILTSEIGLHDLRRSVSIIPQDPVLFAGSMRKNLDPFSQHTDEELWNALQEVQLKTAVEELPGKLETVLAESGSNFSVGQRQLVCLARAILRRNRILVIDEATANVDPRTDELIQRTIRDKFRDCTVLTIAHRLNTIIDSDRILVLDAGRIDGYDEPYALLRDPGGLFYKMVQQTGKQEAAALLQTAKEAFEDRSRKGASKGRAETADGNLVIFETAL, from the exons ATGGTGGTGCTCATGTTCCTGATGCCCGTGCAGACCATGTTTGGGAGGCTCTTTTCCAAGTTCAG GAGCAAGATGGCAGTCCTGACCGACAGCAGGATCCGCACCATGAACGAAGTGGTGTCTGGAATTAGGATCATAAAGATGTACGCCTGGGAGAAACCGTTTGCTGCTCTGGTGTCTGACGTCAGAAG AAAAGAGATCTCCAAGATCATGAAAAGCTCCTACCTGCGAGGTCTCAACATGGCCTCCTTCTTCTGCGCCAGCAAGATCATCGTCTTCATCACCTTCACGCTCTACGTCCTACTGGGAAATACCATCTCGGCCAGTCGCGTGTTTGTGACGGTGTCGCTCTACTCGGCCGTGCGACTCACGGTCACGCTCTTCTTTCCCAACGCCATCGAGAAGCTGTTTGAAAGCCGCGTCAGCATTCGAAGGATTCAG gAATTCTTGTTGCTCGAGGAGATGACAAAGATCGGCAGCACTCTCACTCGGGACGACAAGAGCGACATCTCTGTGGAAATCCAAGACCTGCTGTGCTACTGGGACAAG AGCCTGGACGCGCCGACTCTCCAGAACGTCTCCCTCAATCTGAACTCCAACGAGCTGCTGGCTGTCATCGGACCGGTGGGAGCCGGAAAG TCCTCTCTGCTGAGCTCCATCCTCGGAGAGCTGCCTCACGAAAAGGGGGCGCTGAAAGTCAGAGGCCAGCTGACCTACGCCGCACAGCAGCCCTGGGTGTTCCCCGGAACTATCCGGAGCAACATCCTGTTTGGGAAAGAGCTGGAGCCCCAGAAGTACGAGAGGGTCATCAGAGCCTGCGCGCTAAAGCGG GACCTGGAGCTGCTCCCAGACGGAGACCTGACAGCGATCGGAGACCGAGGGGCCACCCTGAGCGGCGGCCAGAAAGCTCGCGTCAACCTGGCCAG GGCGGTGTATCAGGACGCAGACATCTACCTCCTGGACGACCCTCTGAGCGCCGTGGACGCCGAGGTCGGAAGACACCTCTTTGAACA gTGTATATGCGGCCTGCTGAAGAACAAGCCACGCATCCTGGTCACCCACCAGCTGCAGTACCTGAAAGCAGCCAACCAGATCGTGGTCCTCAAAGAG GGTCACATGGTGGCAAAGGGGACTTACACCGAGCTGCGGCAGTCTGGGTTGGACTTCACCtccctgctggaggaggaggagcagcagcagcagcagcagcttcctcccGCGGACATCTCCACCAGGAGCAGAACTATGTCCCAGAACTCGACGGTGTCTAAGGCCTCCTCCGCGCAGTCGGTCGAAGACGGAGACCACTTACCG GCGGAGCCGACGCAGACGGCGGCGGAGGAGAGTCGAGCCGAGGGAAACATCGGATTCGGTCTGTACGTGACATATCTAAGAGCCGGAGCCAACGCGGCGGTCCTGCTCGTCGTGCTGCTCATCAACATTTTGGCTCAG GTGGCGTACATCATGCAGGACTGGTGGTTGGCTCACTG GGCCGACGAGCAGGAGAAGTTGAACGACGCCGACGTGGCCAACGTCACACGGAGCGGACGAAACCTCACCAGAGAGCTGGACCGAGATTTCTACCTGGGCGTTTACGGAG GTTTGACCGCAGCCACCGTCATCTTTGGCTTCGTCAGGAATATGGTCCTGTTCAACGTGCTGGTCAAGTGCGCTCAAGCTCTGCACGACCGCATGTTTGACGCCATCCTCAGGACCCCCGTCCGCTTCTTTGACATCAACCCCATCG GACGAGTGTTAAACAGGTTCTCAAAGGACATCGGGCAGCTGGATTCAAATTTGCCTTGGACCTTTGTGGATTTTATCCAG CTGTTCCTGCAGGTGGTCGGGGTCATCGCCGTGTCGGCGTCGGTCATTCCCTGGATCCTCATCCCCGTGGTGcccctgctgctcttcttcctctacCTCCGCCGCTATTTCTTGCAGACCTCCAGAGACGTCAAACGCTTGGAGTCCACCA CCCGAAGTCCGGTCTTCTCCCACCTGTCGTCGTCCCTTCAGGGCCTGTGGACCATCCGAGCGTTTGGAGCCGAGGAGAGGTTCCAGAAAGCCTTTGACGCCCATCAGGACCTGCACTCAG AGGCCTGGTTCCTGTTCCTCACCACCTCCCGATGGTTTGCCGTGCGCCTAGATGGCATCTGCTCCATCTTTGTCACGATCACCACGTttggctgcctgctgctccGAGACC AGTTGGACGCCGGCTCGGTGGGTTTGGCTCTGACGTACTCTGTCACGCTGATGGGGATGTTCCAGTGGGGCGTCAGGCAAAGCGCCGAGGTGGAGAACATG atgacgTCGGTGGAGAGGGTGGCGGAGTACACGGAGCTGGAGAGCGAAGCGCCCTGGGAAACCGACAAGCGGCCTCCTCCGGATTGGCCGAGGAAAGGCCTGGTGACTTTCGACGGGGTCAACTTCTCCTACAGCGTCGACGGGCCAGTGGTGCTGCGTGACCTGAAAGCTACGTTCAGACCCAAAGAGAAG GTCGGCGTCGTGGGGAGAACGGGCGCCGGGAAAAGCTCCCTGGTCTCGGCTCTGTTCCGCCTAGCGGAGCCTCGGGGGAAGATCTACATCGACGGCATCCTGACGTCGGAGATCGGCCTGCACGACCTGCGTCGGTCCGTGTCCATCATTCCGCAG GACCCGGTCCTGTTTGCCGGCTCCATGAGGAAGAACCTGGACCCTTTTAGCCAGCACACGGACGAGGAACTGTGGAACGCTCTGCAAGAG GTCCAGCTCAAGACGGCCGTGGAGGAGCTTCCCGGGAAGCTGGAGACGGTCCTGGCCGAGTCGGGCTCCAACTTCAGCGTGGGCCAGAGGCAGCTGGTGTGCTTGGCCAGAGCCATCCTGAGGAGGAACCGCATCCTCGTCATCGACGAGGCCACGGCTAACGTGGACCCGAG GACGGACGAGCTGATCCAGAGGACCATACGGGACAAGTTCAGGGATTGCACCGTCCTCACCATCGCCCACCGCCTCAACACCATCATAGACAGCGACCGCATACTG GTCCTGGACGCGGGGAGGATCGACGGCTACGACGAGCCGTACGCCCTCCTTCGAGATCCCGGCGGCCTCTTTTACAAAATGGTGCAGCAGACGGGCAAACAGGAAGCCGCGGCTCTACTTCAGACGGCCAAGGAG GCCTTCGAGGACCGAAGCCGCAAGGGTGCGTCGAAGGGACGTGCGGAAACGGCGGACGGCAACCTGGTGATCTTTGAAACGGCTCTATGA